The Microbulbifer hydrolyticus genome has a segment encoding these proteins:
- a CDS encoding sugar phosphate isomerase/epimerase family protein encodes MSTTAATAPQLNGVQLYTLRQQMTESVETTLAKVAEAGYHTVEFAGFHGHTAEDVRGLLERNGLSAPASHFPLAQMESDFPSVIAEAKSLGSRYVVLAWLEQSRRSAGDYRQLVQNLNDWGRQCREAGLRLAYHNHDFEFEQTGGFVPYQLLLDKTDPELVFFEMDIYWMHKAGQDPLAYFERHPGRFPLWHLKDATGEGAMADVGHGVIDFPALLEHADRAGLEFGFVERDDADLPYESIHRSRRTLAGWSRD; translated from the coding sequence ATGTCCACGACTGCCGCTACCGCGCCACAATTGAACGGGGTGCAGTTGTATACCCTGCGACAACAGATGACGGAAAGTGTGGAAACAACCCTGGCAAAGGTGGCTGAGGCTGGCTATCACACGGTGGAATTTGCCGGGTTCCACGGTCACACGGCGGAAGACGTGCGTGGACTGCTGGAGCGCAACGGCTTGAGTGCTCCGGCCAGTCATTTCCCGCTGGCGCAGATGGAGTCGGACTTCCCCTCCGTCATCGCCGAGGCCAAATCATTGGGCAGCCGATACGTGGTCCTGGCCTGGCTGGAGCAGAGCCGGCGTAGTGCCGGCGATTATCGCCAGCTGGTGCAGAACCTGAATGACTGGGGCCGCCAGTGCCGGGAGGCCGGCCTGCGCCTCGCCTACCACAACCACGATTTCGAGTTTGAGCAGACCGGCGGGTTCGTGCCCTACCAGCTGTTGCTGGACAAGACCGACCCGGAGCTGGTGTTCTTTGAAATGGATATCTACTGGATGCACAAGGCCGGGCAGGATCCGCTGGCCTACTTCGAGCGCCACCCCGGCCGCTTTCCTTTGTGGCACCTGAAGGATGCCACCGGCGAGGGTGCCATGGCGGACGTCGGCCACGGCGTGATCGATTTCCCTGCCCTTCTCGAACACGCGGACAGGGCCGGTCTGGAGTTCGGCTTTGTCGAGCGCGACGACGCGGATTTACCCTACGAGAGCATCCATCGCAGTCGCCGAACCTTGGCCGGCTGGTCGCGAGACTGA
- a CDS encoding ABC transporter ATP-binding protein gives MASIEFKGVIKRYGDSPATVPGLDLEIRDGEFMVLVGPSGCGKSTILRMIAGLESISGGDLYIAGHRVNDMPPKDRDIALVFQNYALYPHMTVFDNMAFGLRVRHTPKLGIERRVREAAETLGLSGLLDRKPGQLSGGQCQRVALGRAMVREPQVYLFDEPLSNLDAELRVQMRGNIHRLHRQFGTTSVYVTHDQVEAMTLGTRIAILDKGRLMQVGTPLELYNDPDNTFVAGFMGSPPMNLTAVRNDGTQLTCGLLTLPRPKLQELNRALVLGLRPEKLVYAAAAPANWPRLCGSIELVESLGAEMLVHLSAGDSKVIARLPGLRALTMGDTLELAFDPAAVYLFDGDSQQRIRAAGKNTVATGC, from the coding sequence TTGGCCAGCATTGAATTCAAGGGCGTGATCAAGCGCTACGGGGACAGCCCCGCCACGGTACCCGGCCTGGACCTGGAGATTCGCGATGGCGAATTCATGGTACTGGTCGGCCCCTCCGGGTGTGGCAAGTCGACCATTCTGCGCATGATTGCCGGGCTCGAGTCCATCTCCGGTGGCGACCTGTACATCGCCGGGCACCGGGTCAACGACATGCCGCCGAAAGACCGGGACATCGCTCTCGTATTCCAGAATTACGCTCTCTATCCCCATATGACCGTGTTCGACAATATGGCGTTTGGCCTGCGTGTGCGCCATACCCCCAAATTGGGTATTGAGCGACGGGTGCGGGAAGCGGCGGAAACCCTGGGCCTGTCCGGGCTGCTCGACCGCAAGCCGGGCCAGCTTTCTGGCGGCCAGTGCCAGCGGGTGGCGCTCGGCCGCGCGATGGTGCGCGAGCCACAGGTGTATCTGTTCGACGAGCCCCTCTCCAATCTCGATGCCGAGCTGCGGGTACAGATGCGCGGCAATATCCACCGTCTGCACCGGCAGTTCGGTACCACCTCCGTGTACGTGACCCACGACCAGGTGGAGGCTATGACCCTTGGCACCCGCATTGCAATCCTGGACAAGGGGCGGCTGATGCAGGTGGGCACGCCGCTGGAGCTGTATAACGACCCGGACAATACCTTCGTGGCGGGCTTTATGGGGTCGCCACCGATGAACCTGACCGCGGTGCGCAACGACGGCACCCAGCTGACCTGCGGTCTGCTGACTTTGCCCCGACCAAAGCTGCAGGAACTGAACCGCGCGCTGGTGCTGGGCCTGCGCCCGGAAAAGCTGGTGTACGCCGCGGCGGCCCCGGCCAACTGGCCGCGCCTGTGCGGCAGCATAGAACTGGTGGAAAGCCTCGGGGCCGAGATGCTGGTGCACCTGAGTGCCGGTGACAGCAAAGTAATTGCGCGGCTGCCCGGTTTGCGAGCACTTACCATGGGCGACACCCTGGAGCTGGCGTTTGATCCTGCCGCGGTGTATCTGTTCGACGGCGACAGTCAGCAGCGCATACGCGCCGCCGGCAAAAATACGGTGGCGACCGGATGCTGA
- a CDS encoding efflux RND transporter periplasmic adaptor subunit has protein sequence MQFRIFPRVAACLTCVSLVCASSFVQAQSQGQNHNRGQGETAPAKLNALSRVQISSELAARIIDVRVRAGDRFSEGDLLARFDCTELKAELEGAASQRALARRQLDANISLRQLGGNISELEMVQSEAQLAEATANAKVLTHRHSQCSVFAPFDGYVISRTVEPHQRAEVGAPLFELVDNRGLEVEAIIPSGWLAKLSLGDQFQVTINETGHEYSATLQRIVPVVDPVTRTVRVIGKIEHEADSAPVSILLISGMSGEARFRLRDNTADLLADGSDKKTSRGAN, from the coding sequence ATGCAATTTCGTATTTTTCCCCGGGTGGCCGCGTGCCTGACATGCGTGTCCCTGGTATGTGCCAGTAGTTTTGTCCAGGCACAGAGCCAGGGGCAGAACCACAACCGCGGCCAGGGGGAAACTGCCCCCGCCAAACTCAACGCCCTCAGCCGGGTACAAATTTCCAGCGAACTGGCCGCGCGTATTATTGATGTGCGCGTGCGTGCCGGCGACCGCTTCAGCGAGGGGGACCTACTCGCCCGTTTTGACTGCACCGAATTGAAAGCAGAACTGGAAGGTGCCGCATCACAACGTGCACTCGCCCGCCGCCAGCTGGACGCCAATATTTCCCTGCGGCAGCTGGGAGGAAATATCAGCGAACTGGAAATGGTGCAGAGCGAAGCCCAGCTCGCCGAGGCAACCGCCAATGCCAAGGTCCTGACCCACCGCCACAGCCAGTGCAGCGTGTTCGCACCGTTCGATGGCTATGTGATAAGTCGCACGGTGGAGCCGCACCAGCGCGCCGAGGTGGGTGCGCCGCTTTTCGAACTGGTGGATAACCGGGGGCTGGAGGTGGAAGCCATTATTCCCTCGGGCTGGCTCGCCAAGCTGTCGCTGGGCGACCAGTTTCAGGTCACCATTAACGAAACCGGCCACGAATATTCCGCAACCCTGCAGCGGATCGTCCCCGTGGTAGACCCGGTCACGCGCACCGTGCGTGTGATCGGAAAAATTGAACACGAAGCCGACAGTGCTCCCGTTTCGATACTACTCATCTCCGGCATGAGCGGTGAAGCGCGTTTCCGTTTGCGGGATAACACCGCAGACCTGCTCGCCGATGGCTCCGACAAAAAAACCAGCCGCGGGGCCAACTGA
- a CDS encoding sugar ABC transporter permease: MESNPVRPAWLQNWREQRLARWLRDIFSWRFALLVFASLVVIYPLLWVVSLAFSGQQALTLVQLPEDASLGQQLLALVPLPEQWTLDNFRAVLTEQPFLRWLGNSLVVALATTAVGLCLSCSAAYAFSRFRFAGRERGMMLFLISQMFPAVLMLIPLYVIVVQWLGLGNSWLGLILVYSITALPFCVWMLKGYFDTLPYEIEESALLEGASRWTIFTRIILPLARPAIAVTGLFAFMTAWNEFILASIFMDDESLYTVPVGLRFFVSDYASEWGYFASGSILVSLPVMLLFLTLQRFLISGLSAGAVKG; the protein is encoded by the coding sequence ATGGAAAGCAACCCGGTTCGCCCCGCGTGGCTGCAGAACTGGCGCGAGCAACGGCTTGCACGTTGGCTGCGGGACATCTTTTCCTGGCGCTTCGCGCTGCTGGTATTCGCGTCGCTGGTGGTCATCTATCCGTTGCTGTGGGTGGTCAGTCTCGCCTTTTCCGGACAGCAGGCTCTCACCCTGGTACAGCTTCCGGAGGATGCCAGCCTCGGCCAGCAACTGCTGGCCCTCGTCCCGCTGCCCGAGCAGTGGACGCTGGACAACTTTCGAGCGGTGCTCACCGAGCAGCCGTTTCTGCGCTGGCTGGGCAACAGCCTGGTGGTGGCCCTGGCCACCACGGCGGTCGGCCTGTGCCTGAGCTGTAGCGCCGCCTATGCGTTCTCCCGCTTCCGCTTCGCCGGTCGCGAGCGCGGGATGATGCTGTTTCTGATCTCGCAGATGTTCCCGGCGGTGCTGATGTTGATTCCGCTGTATGTGATCGTGGTGCAGTGGCTGGGGCTGGGGAATTCCTGGCTGGGGCTGATCCTGGTCTACTCGATTACCGCACTGCCGTTCTGCGTTTGGATGCTGAAGGGCTACTTCGACACGCTGCCCTACGAGATCGAGGAGTCCGCATTGTTGGAGGGCGCCTCCCGCTGGACCATCTTTACCCGCATCATCCTGCCGCTGGCGCGCCCGGCCATCGCCGTCACCGGGCTGTTCGCCTTCATGACCGCCTGGAACGAATTTATCCTCGCGTCCATTTTCATGGACGATGAATCCCTGTATACGGTGCCCGTTGGATTGCGCTTCTTTGTCAGTGACTACGCCTCCGAATGGGGTTACTTTGCCTCCGGTTCCATTCTCGTGTCGCTGCCGGTTATGCTGTTGTTTCTGACCCTGCAGCGTTTTCTGATCTCCGGCCTGTCCGCTGGGGCGGTAAAAGGCTGA
- a CDS encoding TolC family protein translates to MRQATPATFIAAFSVTLATLSACSVKPVAMDDTTIEQRASGDWQTAFGNQQPVTGPVDLNEAIARAIAYNMDNRLKLMEAVVANRNLSLSRWDMLPEIAASAGYNHRNKQHFASSEDVNGNQSLAQSTSLDKTYSTAGLELSWNVLDFGINYLSAKQAADGVMIAIERQRKLMHNVIMDVEYAFWMAAAAQRAQSQLPGLIEQTRRALEKSRQSAERGLRQTEASLSYRRDLLDLMQQLLALEGDMHNAKMELASLMGLPPGTQFTVSAAPSDVLRSPFAEMGVMELEQYSLRNRPELLEEDYRQRIAATEIRKACLQLLPGLELRTGYFYDDNSYLLYNDWAESSLRLTWDLLGTVVAGRDLIGYARDNERLGDVRRAALTVAVLTQVDLAYSHVKRAELNHGYAAEMAELDRAMASQSRARWQSSQGSELESIHASTQALLSSVQQDVSYADWRSANGRLSNAVGFQPEFYIDYRQPLEVIEQQVADLRTQSASMELLPLGGYNPEGAEKREAEIREDGQAAAYW, encoded by the coding sequence ATGCGTCAGGCCACTCCCGCGACTTTTATCGCGGCATTCAGCGTCACGCTGGCGACTTTATCCGCCTGCTCGGTAAAACCCGTCGCCATGGATGACACCACCATTGAGCAACGTGCCAGTGGTGATTGGCAAACCGCTTTCGGCAACCAGCAACCGGTGACAGGCCCCGTCGACCTGAACGAAGCCATCGCCCGCGCCATTGCCTACAACATGGACAACCGCCTCAAACTGATGGAGGCGGTGGTCGCCAACCGCAACCTGAGCCTGTCCCGCTGGGACATGCTGCCGGAAATTGCCGCCAGTGCGGGCTACAACCACCGCAACAAGCAGCACTTCGCCAGTAGCGAAGACGTAAACGGCAACCAGTCACTGGCCCAGTCCACCTCCCTGGACAAAACCTACAGTACTGCCGGCCTCGAACTGTCGTGGAATGTGCTCGATTTCGGCATCAATTATCTTTCCGCGAAACAGGCCGCAGACGGCGTGATGATCGCCATCGAGCGCCAGCGCAAGCTGATGCACAACGTGATCATGGATGTCGAATATGCCTTCTGGATGGCGGCGGCGGCGCAGCGCGCCCAGAGCCAATTGCCAGGCCTGATCGAGCAGACCCGGCGCGCATTGGAAAAGTCCCGCCAGAGCGCCGAGCGCGGGCTGCGCCAGACCGAAGCCAGCCTTTCCTACCGCCGCGACCTGCTCGACCTGATGCAGCAGCTGCTGGCACTGGAAGGCGATATGCACAACGCCAAAATGGAACTGGCCTCACTGATGGGACTGCCTCCCGGCACCCAGTTCACTGTGAGTGCCGCACCCAGTGATGTTCTGCGCAGCCCCTTTGCAGAAATGGGTGTAATGGAGCTTGAGCAGTACAGCCTGCGCAACCGCCCGGAATTACTCGAAGAAGACTATCGCCAGCGCATCGCCGCCACCGAAATCCGCAAAGCCTGCCTGCAACTGTTGCCGGGTCTCGAATTGCGTACCGGCTACTTCTACGACGACAACAGCTACCTGCTCTACAACGACTGGGCGGAGAGCAGCCTGCGCCTGACCTGGGACCTGCTCGGTACCGTGGTGGCCGGCAGAGACCTGATCGGCTATGCCCGCGACAACGAGCGTCTCGGCGATGTGCGTCGCGCCGCCCTGACCGTTGCCGTTCTTACCCAGGTCGACCTCGCCTACAGCCACGTAAAGCGCGCCGAACTCAACCACGGCTACGCCGCGGAAATGGCGGAGCTGGACCGGGCAATGGCGAGCCAGTCCCGCGCCCGCTGGCAATCCAGCCAGGGCTCCGAGCTGGAAAGTATTCACGCTTCCACCCAGGCCCTACTCTCCAGCGTGCAACAGGATGTGAGTTATGCGGACTGGCGCAGCGCCAACGGCCGCCTGAGTAATGCCGTGGGCTTCCAGCCCGAGTTCTATATCGATTATCGCCAGCCGCTTGAAGTGATCGAGCAGCAAGTGGCGGACCTGCGCACCCAGAGTGCCAGCATGGAACTGCTCCCCCTCGGCGGCTACAACCCGGAAGGCGCGGAAAAACGCGAGGCCGAAATCCGTGAGGATGGGCAGGCTGCAGCCTACTGGTAA
- a CDS encoding extracellular solute-binding protein, translating into MLTRWLRLAACFLLLVAGQAGAAETLQLWHGYRGAERAAFEKLIEEYNRSQDQVQVKALAVPFGGYADKLSAALPRGQGPDLFVFAHDRLGGWASAGHTVAPIDPYVSERLRKRFPANLIDAMTYGGDLYGLPFNFKSPALILNTDLVQAAPETTDAMVAEAMRHTDRNAGRFGLAYSYTEPFFHGALMNSFGNGPFDRGGNLDLDSPANVRSLEMLARWVREDRILPEEPSSTLVTSLFNQGRAAMVISGPWMLGEISPQVNYRVVPLPVNSESGQPLSPWVAVEGLFLSPWSRNPAAAVAIMDYLTSRSSAETMAIDGGQLPANISAFEHPSVATDDTAMAFRRQLEAARPIPNLPAMTLVWVPLENALKKVVKGAAQPEAELHQLQRRLSGDLARLERSRARSESPATMPAWLWLLPILLVLAAVWLWQRYRTQLAAGWHANRTAYLYILPAILGMTLLVFFPLLYGLLLSFTDTTVFNEHTPLWSRLIGIDNYLSILGDFDLWQGEGVERNLDFDNFYWTLLITVLWTVSNVVLAVGLALVLALALDRPIFGRGLFRLVLILPWAIPNYITALVWKGMFHPQFGVINQGLQVLGLAPVAWFDSIGASFFTGLVTNVWLSIPFMMVVILGGLQSIPRELYEAARVEGAGRWLQFRTITLPLLKPVLIPAVILSVVWTFNMFNVIYLVSDGAPAGANDILITKAFRIGFEKYQYAYAAAYSMVILALLFCYALWQTQVSRSMETVR; encoded by the coding sequence ATGCTGACACGATGGCTGCGGTTGGCTGCGTGCTTCCTGCTGCTAGTGGCCGGCCAGGCTGGCGCTGCAGAAACACTGCAGCTGTGGCATGGATACCGCGGTGCCGAGCGCGCCGCCTTCGAAAAGCTGATTGAGGAGTACAACCGCAGTCAGGACCAGGTGCAGGTCAAGGCACTGGCGGTTCCATTTGGTGGCTATGCGGACAAGCTCTCCGCCGCCTTGCCCCGGGGGCAGGGGCCAGACCTGTTCGTATTCGCCCACGACCGCCTCGGCGGCTGGGCGAGTGCCGGGCACACGGTAGCGCCCATCGACCCTTATGTAAGTGAGCGCTTGCGCAAGCGCTTTCCCGCCAACCTGATCGATGCCATGACCTACGGTGGCGATCTCTACGGTCTCCCCTTCAATTTCAAAAGCCCGGCATTGATCCTCAATACCGATCTGGTACAGGCCGCGCCGGAAACCACCGATGCCATGGTGGCGGAGGCGATGCGCCACACCGATCGCAACGCCGGTCGCTTTGGTCTCGCCTACAGCTACACCGAGCCGTTTTTCCACGGTGCGCTGATGAACAGCTTTGGCAACGGTCCCTTCGATCGAGGCGGCAACCTGGATCTCGACAGCCCGGCCAATGTCCGCTCGCTGGAAATGCTCGCGCGCTGGGTGCGCGAGGACCGGATTTTGCCGGAGGAACCCAGCAGCACCCTGGTCACCAGCCTGTTCAACCAGGGCCGTGCGGCGATGGTCATCAGTGGTCCCTGGATGCTGGGCGAGATTTCCCCGCAGGTGAACTACCGGGTGGTGCCGCTGCCGGTCAACAGCGAGAGTGGGCAACCGCTTTCCCCGTGGGTGGCGGTGGAGGGGCTGTTCCTGTCGCCCTGGTCCAGGAACCCCGCTGCGGCGGTGGCGATCATGGATTACCTGACCTCGCGGTCTTCAGCGGAGACCATGGCCATCGACGGCGGCCAGTTGCCCGCCAATATCAGCGCCTTTGAGCACCCCAGCGTTGCCACCGACGATACCGCCATGGCATTCCGCCGCCAGCTCGAGGCCGCGCGTCCGATTCCCAACCTGCCGGCGATGACCCTGGTGTGGGTGCCGCTCGAAAACGCCCTGAAAAAGGTGGTGAAAGGGGCCGCGCAGCCCGAAGCCGAGCTGCATCAGTTACAGCGCCGCCTCAGTGGCGACCTGGCCCGTCTGGAGCGTTCGCGAGCGCGCAGTGAATCCCCCGCGACCATGCCCGCATGGCTGTGGCTGTTGCCGATCCTGCTCGTGCTTGCAGCGGTCTGGCTGTGGCAGCGCTACCGTACTCAGCTCGCGGCTGGCTGGCATGCAAACCGCACCGCTTACCTGTACATCCTTCCCGCCATTCTGGGCATGACCCTGCTGGTGTTCTTCCCTCTTTTATATGGACTGTTGCTTTCCTTTACCGATACCACCGTATTTAACGAACACACCCCGCTGTGGTCGCGCCTGATCGGGATCGACAACTACCTGAGCATCCTGGGGGATTTTGACCTGTGGCAGGGGGAGGGGGTCGAGCGCAATCTTGATTTCGACAACTTCTACTGGACCCTGCTGATCACCGTGTTGTGGACCGTCAGCAATGTGGTGCTGGCGGTGGGACTGGCACTGGTGCTGGCGCTGGCACTGGACCGCCCCATCTTCGGCCGCGGACTGTTCCGGCTGGTGCTGATCCTGCCGTGGGCGATCCCCAACTACATCACCGCGCTGGTCTGGAAAGGGATGTTCCACCCGCAGTTCGGTGTCATCAATCAGGGGCTGCAGGTGCTTGGGCTGGCGCCGGTGGCCTGGTTTGACTCCATCGGTGCGAGCTTTTTCACCGGGCTGGTCACCAATGTCTGGTTGAGTATTCCGTTTATGATGGTGGTCATCCTGGGTGGCCTGCAGTCGATCCCGCGCGAGCTGTATGAAGCCGCGCGTGTGGAAGGCGCCGGGCGCTGGCTGCAGTTCCGCACCATCACCCTGCCGCTGTTGAAGCCGGTACTGATCCCGGCGGTAATCCTGTCGGTGGTGTGGACCTTCAACATGTTCAACGTCATTTACCTGGTGAGCGACGGCGCCCCGGCCGGAGCCAACGATATTCTGATCACCAAGGCGTTCCGTATCGGCTTTGAAAAGTACCAGTATGCCTATGCCGCCGCCTATTCGATGGTGATCCTGGCGCTGCTGTTCTGCTACGCCCTGTGGCAGACGCAGGTGAGCCGGTCGATGGAGACGGTGCGATGA
- a CDS encoding efflux RND transporter periplasmic adaptor subunit: MDARLLEKLNGFLALEKKLRTATSEDQVARIACTDSQILLAFDACLFFSGPQLKLTAASNVSSVDATSSEAQHWRRLVLKNIPSAQKQAPLQVEIASAGEQADSDKEINTHFLTLLPLNGGGDALGCLAVLRPRRMSEQELEILRELGAAVRQSLLALRGAKRFSFRRFFARRPLVTAAVIAAVCLIPVRQSVLAPATLAAIEPRIVSARTDGVIREINIPPNASVQSGQLLFTLEDAEVSAEIDRVQQEIALYTERLRMTRQYNFQQASAGHKLAEAETDLSIRTLDLDFQQAQLDKTRVRAPATGVAIYTEPAEWIGRRIRAGEKVMEIVQPAARQIQIDLPTNDAINLPRNARTVFYAESDPLSPIEGELHYHSLLTSEGENLPASYRLLARIHQDQPQVRINTRGHARVYGARVPLIYYLLRRPLASARRWIGV; the protein is encoded by the coding sequence GTGGACGCAAGGCTGCTGGAAAAACTCAACGGCTTTCTCGCCCTGGAAAAAAAGCTGCGCACCGCCACCAGCGAGGATCAGGTTGCGCGCATCGCCTGTACCGACAGCCAGATATTGTTGGCCTTTGACGCCTGCCTGTTTTTTTCCGGGCCACAGCTGAAACTGACCGCCGCGTCCAACGTCAGCAGCGTGGACGCCACCAGTAGCGAGGCACAACACTGGCGCCGCCTGGTCCTCAAGAATATTCCCAGTGCGCAGAAGCAGGCCCCGCTGCAGGTGGAAATCGCCAGCGCCGGCGAACAGGCAGATTCAGACAAAGAAATAAATACCCATTTCCTGACACTGCTGCCGCTCAACGGTGGCGGCGACGCACTCGGCTGCCTGGCGGTACTGCGCCCGCGGCGCATGTCCGAACAGGAACTGGAAATTCTGCGGGAACTCGGCGCTGCGGTGCGCCAATCCCTGCTTGCCCTTCGGGGCGCGAAGCGTTTTTCATTCAGAAGATTTTTCGCCCGCCGGCCACTGGTGACAGCCGCCGTCATTGCGGCGGTATGCCTGATTCCCGTACGCCAGAGCGTGCTGGCGCCGGCCACCCTCGCCGCCATCGAGCCCCGCATTGTGTCTGCGCGCACCGATGGCGTGATTCGGGAAATCAACATTCCGCCGAATGCCTCGGTTCAAAGCGGCCAGCTATTGTTTACCCTTGAGGACGCCGAGGTCAGCGCCGAAATAGACCGGGTGCAGCAGGAAATCGCGCTCTATACCGAGCGCCTGCGAATGACCCGCCAATACAATTTTCAGCAGGCGTCTGCCGGTCACAAACTGGCGGAGGCGGAAACCGACCTTTCCATCCGCACCCTGGACCTCGACTTCCAGCAGGCCCAATTGGACAAAACCCGGGTACGCGCACCCGCAACCGGTGTCGCGATTTACACCGAGCCGGCGGAGTGGATAGGCCGGCGTATTCGGGCGGGGGAAAAAGTGATGGAAATCGTGCAGCCTGCCGCACGCCAGATCCAGATCGACCTGCCCACCAACGACGCCATCAACCTGCCCCGAAACGCACGCACGGTTTTCTATGCAGAATCGGACCCACTCTCCCCCATTGAAGGCGAGCTGCACTATCACAGCCTGCTCACCAGTGAAGGAGAAAACCTTCCCGCAAGTTATCGCCTGCTGGCGAGAATCCATCAGGATCAGCCGCAAGTGCGCATCAACACCCGTGGGCACGCCCGCGTGTACGGTGCGCGGGTGCCATTGATCTACTATCTGCTGCGCCGACCACTGGCCTCCGCCCGTCGCTGGATCGGGGTTTAG